Proteins from one Corynebacterium epidermidicanis genomic window:
- a CDS encoding spore germination YkwD domain-containing protein, which produces MFNSMKKRVLATAVAIATVSTGVAVAPAQAAEPFPIAHSTAHESNPLFGLLPPHLRNDEGIRQILAILGVAGGLAGVIALIATFAKGGGSSMTSSGSSMNPGKNTTPAATTTPAATTTPAATTTPRPSSSVPTTAPTVSLPEGTIPATTTPTTSTPVTTTPTTSTPVTTTPTMTTPATTMPAATTTPAPSIVLTQKEQQLWAAINQERVARGLKPLTLDANVTSIARTDAQKNVDTTTINKTTQNFGALYAGHPLSMPFSDFLTQKVPSTFTGFTNASLTKIGVGIVEKDGMDWIVAYSAF; this is translated from the coding sequence ATGTTTAATTCCATGAAGAAGCGCGTTCTGGCCACAGCCGTCGCTATCGCAACCGTTAGTACTGGAGTAGCGGTCGCACCAGCTCAGGCTGCGGAACCATTCCCGATCGCTCACTCCACTGCACACGAAAGCAACCCACTTTTCGGTCTGCTGCCACCGCACTTGCGTAACGACGAAGGCATTCGCCAGATCCTCGCCATCCTTGGCGTCGCTGGTGGACTTGCTGGCGTCATTGCCTTGATCGCGACTTTCGCAAAGGGTGGCGGAAGCAGCATGACATCGTCGGGCTCGAGCATGAACCCAGGTAAGAACACCACGCCTGCTGCGACGACCACGCCTGCTGCGACGACCACGCCTGCTGCGACGACCACGCCGCGTCCTTCGTCTTCGGTTCCGACGACGGCTCCGACTGTGTCTTTGCCTGAAGGCACGATTCCGGCCACCACCACGCCGACGACGAGCACTCCAGTGACCACCACGCCGACGACGAGCACTCCAGTGACCACCACGCCGACTATGACCACTCCAGCGACCACCATGCCTGCTGCCACCACCACTCCTGCCCCTTCGATCGTTTTGACGCAGAAGGAACAGCAGCTTTGGGCTGCGATAAACCAGGAGCGTGTAGCTCGCGGGCTTAAGCCATTGACGCTTGATGCTAACGTGACCAGTATCGCTCGCACCGATGCGCAGAAGAATGTCGATACCACTACCATCAACAAGACCACCCAGAACTTTGGTGCTCTCTACGCTGGTCACCCGCTGTCTATGCCGTTTTCTGACTTCCTCACCCAAAAAGTGCCTTCTACGTTCACTGGTTTTACAAACGCATCCTTGACGAAGATCGGCGTCGGAATCGTCGAGAAGGATGGCATGGACTGGATTGTGGCGTACTCCGCTTTCTAA
- a CDS encoding bifunctional ADP-dependent NAD(P)H-hydrate dehydratase/NAD(P)H-hydrate epimerase, with translation MNSPAYQPIYTPSQIRDAEAPLIALLGNKLMRSAAFAVAREAKLLIRKLDRSPYGARVLVLAGKGNNAGDALFAAAELEKSGARIYVWQVAERTHAAGLSALKWPRFVSECPDGIDLVLDGIVGIGAKGGLEGEAARAVAAVAGIPALAVDVPSGVGPMSGRATGASISAQVTVTFGGLKPVHVRGFEHCGEVKLYGLGIEDNLGTPWGYHVRRVDHWPYPGPEDDKYSTGVVGIHAGSEEYPGAAVLATLGAVRATSAMVRYAGPSHADVVRALPEVVATQTPAEAGRVQAWVYGPGAGVDRAAMLDMLARPEPLLIDADGITALAASETGINALCDREAFTVLTPHRGEFERLTTAQTAQQLAHELGVCVLLKGRVTEVAYGDELYLIEAGSSWAATPGSGDVLSGIIGAAIAAEPTARMVANAVRMHANAAALCGGPVPAGDIARALTQVIRP, from the coding sequence ATGAATTCTCCTGCATATCAGCCGATTTACACCCCTTCGCAGATTCGTGATGCCGAAGCGCCGTTGATTGCATTGCTTGGAAACAAGCTCATGCGATCAGCGGCGTTTGCTGTTGCTCGCGAAGCAAAGCTACTCATCCGCAAGCTGGATCGTTCGCCTTATGGCGCGCGGGTTTTGGTGCTGGCAGGAAAAGGTAATAACGCTGGCGACGCCCTATTTGCTGCCGCTGAATTGGAGAAGTCTGGCGCACGCATTTATGTCTGGCAGGTCGCTGAGCGCACCCATGCGGCGGGGCTGAGTGCTCTGAAGTGGCCTCGCTTTGTCTCGGAGTGCCCGGATGGGATTGACTTAGTTCTAGATGGAATCGTGGGGATCGGCGCGAAAGGCGGCCTCGAGGGCGAAGCAGCTCGGGCTGTTGCCGCAGTCGCTGGAATTCCGGCGCTCGCTGTCGATGTGCCGAGCGGCGTGGGGCCTATGAGTGGTCGGGCCACGGGGGCGTCGATAAGCGCCCAGGTCACGGTGACTTTTGGTGGGCTGAAGCCGGTGCATGTGCGCGGGTTTGAGCACTGCGGGGAGGTGAAGTTGTATGGGCTGGGTATCGAGGACAACTTGGGTACGCCGTGGGGTTACCACGTGCGCCGGGTGGATCATTGGCCATATCCCGGCCCGGAGGACGATAAATATAGCACCGGTGTCGTGGGTATCCACGCTGGTAGTGAGGAGTATCCGGGGGCTGCGGTATTAGCGACGCTGGGGGCGGTGCGGGCGACGTCGGCCATGGTTCGCTACGCGGGGCCCAGCCACGCGGACGTCGTACGAGCGCTGCCGGAGGTGGTGGCAACCCAAACCCCTGCGGAAGCCGGGCGGGTGCAGGCGTGGGTGTACGGCCCGGGTGCTGGGGTGGATCGTGCTGCGATGCTCGACATGCTCGCTCGCCCCGAGCCCCTGCTTATCGACGCCGATGGCATCACCGCTCTCGCTGCCTCCGAAACTGGGATCAATGCCCTCTGTGATCGGGAAGCGTTCACCGTGCTCACCCCACATCGAGGCGAATTCGAACGGCTTACTACTGCTCAGACGGCACAACAACTTGCCCACGAGCTTGGAGTTTGTGTCTTGCTTAAAGGTCGCGTCACGGAGGTGGCCTATGGCGACGAACTGTATCTCATCGAAGCGGGTTCATCGTGGGCAGCCACACCAGGATCCGGTGATGTCCTCTCCGGCATCATCGGGGCGGCTATCGCAGCTGAACCTACCGCGCGGATGGTGGCGAATGCTGTGCGCATGCATGCTAACGCTGCTGCACTCTGCGGAGGCCCGGTGCCAGCGGGTGACATTGCTCGGGCACTGACGCAAGTGATTCGACCCTAG
- the alr gene encoding alanine racemase: MSQLRSIINLDAIAHNTRVVKAEAGGAKLMCVVKADGYNHGMRHVAEVMAANGADQFGVATLEEAVLLRDAGIMQPILFWLWTPTIDLSPAFDRGLDIGVAGLEHVRAVVAAGQPARVTVGVDTGLNRSGIDEEDWARAFTLLAMQPQITVTGLFSHLSSADELGSTATDEQVATFKRALAIARACGLDPRCNHLANSPGLLMHDDFGLEMVRPGLACYGYSPLPTSSYGSELRPAMTWEADVVTVKRIRAGEGASYNLTWHAPSDGYTAIVPVGYADGLPREVQGSFAVTINGRRYPQVGRVCMDQIVVWLGATTDVEPGDTALLFGPGDRGEMTATEVADAAGTINYEILCTPRGRTERVYVGG, from the coding sequence ATGAGTCAGCTTCGGTCCATCATTAATTTAGACGCCATTGCGCATAACACTCGTGTAGTGAAAGCGGAAGCTGGTGGGGCGAAGTTGATGTGCGTAGTGAAAGCGGACGGTTACAACCACGGCATGCGACATGTCGCTGAGGTGATGGCGGCCAACGGTGCTGACCAATTCGGTGTGGCCACGCTTGAGGAAGCGGTGCTTCTTCGTGACGCTGGCATCATGCAGCCTATCCTGTTCTGGTTGTGGACCCCTACCATCGATCTGTCTCCGGCATTTGACCGAGGCTTGGACATTGGGGTGGCGGGTTTGGAGCACGTTCGCGCTGTGGTTGCTGCTGGCCAGCCTGCCCGGGTCACCGTTGGCGTAGACACTGGCCTCAACCGTTCTGGAATTGATGAGGAAGACTGGGCACGCGCATTCACTCTGTTAGCTATGCAGCCACAGATCACGGTGACGGGCCTTTTTAGTCACCTGTCTAGCGCTGATGAGCTCGGCTCCACTGCAACTGACGAACAGGTGGCCACGTTTAAGCGGGCATTGGCCATCGCGCGCGCCTGCGGACTGGACCCGCGCTGTAATCACTTGGCGAACTCGCCCGGCCTGCTCATGCACGACGACTTCGGCCTAGAAATGGTCCGTCCAGGACTCGCGTGCTACGGGTATTCGCCGTTGCCGACCTCCTCCTACGGCTCTGAGCTGCGCCCTGCCATGACCTGGGAAGCCGATGTGGTGACGGTCAAGCGTATTCGCGCCGGAGAGGGGGCGTCCTACAACCTGACGTGGCATGCGCCTTCCGATGGCTATACGGCGATTGTCCCAGTAGGTTACGCCGACGGCTTGCCCCGTGAAGTCCAGGGTTCTTTCGCTGTGACGATCAACGGTCGTCGATATCCGCAGGTAGGACGCGTTTGTATGGACCAAATCGTGGTGTGGTTGGGGGCAACCACCGATGTTGAACCTGGTGATACCGCCCTCTTGTTTGGCCCCGGTGATCGCGGCGAAATGACCGCCACCGAGGTTGCCGACGCAGCCGGTACCATCAACTACGAAATCTTGTGCACCCCGCGCGGGCGCACCGAGCGCGTGTACGTGGGAGGTTAG
- the tsaE gene encoding tRNA (adenosine(37)-N6)-threonylcarbamoyltransferase complex ATPase subunit type 1 TsaE: MEDTQAWGFKLGQSLRAGDVVILDGPLGAGKTTLTQGIARGLGVKGRVTSPTFVIAREHRSLNDGPSLVHVDAYRLLDSGVDPLGALDSLDLDTDLLDSVVVAEWGGGLVEQIADRYLFVQLDRETAVAEDPESEARIISWEWRG; this comes from the coding sequence ATGGAGGATACCCAGGCCTGGGGGTTTAAGCTGGGGCAATCCTTGCGCGCCGGGGATGTCGTCATCCTCGACGGGCCACTTGGCGCTGGCAAAACCACCCTCACGCAGGGTATTGCTCGTGGCCTCGGGGTGAAAGGCCGCGTGACGTCCCCGACCTTTGTGATCGCCCGAGAGCACCGCTCGCTTAACGACGGCCCCTCCCTCGTACATGTGGATGCCTACCGGCTGCTAGATTCCGGAGTGGATCCACTCGGCGCATTGGACTCCCTGGACCTGGATACTGACCTGCTCGACTCCGTGGTTGTTGCAGAATGGGGCGGCGGCCTCGTAGAGCAGATTGCAGATCGCTACCTTTTTGTGCAGCTCGACCGTGAGACCGCGGTGGCTGAAGATCCGGAGTCAGAGGCGCGGATTATCTCTTGGGAGTGGCGGGGTTAG